In a genomic window of Thermodesulfobacteriota bacterium:
- a CDS encoding radical SAM protein gives MIEYVTPYFRPPSEAKSFILQATIGCSHNQCTYCAMYRKDEQRFRVRPMDEIREIIDAASERGEIGGRVFIADGNALVLARKKLVEIITYLRERSPHVERVRMYANVGDILRKGVDNLRELRELGLDMVYIGFESGDDAVLERIKKGAGFEDTVKASRMLKEAGVMNSAMVLLGMGGVERSAEHAEATGRLLTASDPEYVGALSLQIRPGAPLYDEWQRGEFTLPDKFRMIKELEILVENTDLTNGYFFSNHISNYLPIKAKFPGDKERVLAQIRAVLAAGDESLLRPDYYRDVINQY, from the coding sequence ATGATAGAGTACGTAACGCCTTATTTCCGCCCGCCGAGCGAGGCGAAGAGCTTCATACTCCAGGCGACGATAGGCTGCTCGCACAACCAGTGCACCTACTGCGCCATGTACAGGAAGGACGAGCAGAGGTTCCGCGTCCGCCCGATGGACGAGATAAGGGAGATAATCGACGCCGCGAGCGAGCGCGGCGAGATAGGCGGCCGCGTTTTCATAGCCGACGGCAACGCCCTCGTCCTCGCCCGGAAAAAGCTGGTCGAGATAATCACGTACCTCCGCGAAAGATCGCCCCACGTCGAGCGAGTCCGCATGTACGCCAACGTCGGCGACATTCTGCGTAAGGGCGTCGATAACCTCCGTGAGCTCCGCGAGCTCGGCCTCGACATGGTGTACATCGGCTTCGAGAGCGGCGACGACGCCGTCCTCGAAAGGATTAAGAAAGGCGCGGGATTCGAAGATACCGTGAAGGCGTCACGCATGCTGAAAGAGGCCGGCGTCATGAATTCGGCCATGGTGCTTCTCGGAATGGGAGGTGTCGAAAGGAGCGCCGAGCACGCCGAGGCCACTGGCCGGCTCCTCACCGCGTCCGACCCCGAATACGTGGGCGCGCTGTCGCTCCAGATACGCCCCGGCGCGCCTCTATACGACGAATGGCAGCGAGGCGAATTCACGCTCCCCGACAAGTTCCGGATGATAAAGGAGCTCGAAATCCTGGTCGAGAACACCGACCTCACGAACGGCTATTTCTTCTCGAACCACATATCGAATTATCTCCCCATCAAGGCGAAGTTCCCCGGCGACAAGGAGCGCGTCCTCGCGCAGATAAGGGCCGTCCTCGCTGCCGGCGACGAGTCGCTTCTCCGCCCCGATTACTACAGGGACGTCATAAACCAGTACTGA
- a CDS encoding LLM class flavin-dependent oxidoreductase produces the protein MPRIATISPVWGASVAELRDLAKIAEGAGFEAIFSPEVPPWNGLSNAQVFAEVTTRIKVGTWIANIYMRQPAVAAASALTIQEITGGRMVLGLGVSHKPVNDRFGIDMGDPIDKMREYVKAVRAIMDGSAPQITMKRSLPAVPVYIAGLTKGAASLAGETADGIFPYLSTPEYLTTLKGYVTEGALKAGRDPAEIDITLGIPAVVSDDLELARSSGKKGLSNYLRLPFYQRMVRNNGFGDVVDAIQGGANPAEVFSDELLDAIALVGPADRCRARLEDYRKAGVDLPIIIPGPAGKQSTVETMEVVAETFGS, from the coding sequence ATGCCGAGGATAGCAACCATATCACCCGTCTGGGGGGCGAGCGTCGCCGAGCTTAGGGACCTTGCGAAAATAGCGGAAGGGGCGGGATTCGAAGCCATATTTTCGCCCGAAGTGCCGCCGTGGAACGGCCTCTCGAACGCCCAGGTGTTCGCCGAGGTGACGACCCGGATAAAGGTCGGGACGTGGATCGCCAACATCTACATGCGCCAGCCCGCCGTCGCCGCGGCCTCGGCCCTCACCATACAGGAAATCACCGGCGGCCGCATGGTGCTCGGCCTCGGCGTCAGCCACAAGCCCGTGAACGACAGGTTCGGTATCGACATGGGCGACCCCATAGACAAGATGCGCGAATACGTCAAGGCCGTAAGGGCCATCATGGACGGGAGCGCGCCCCAGATTACGATGAAACGCAGCCTTCCCGCGGTGCCCGTCTACATCGCGGGGCTCACGAAGGGCGCGGCCTCACTCGCGGGCGAGACGGCAGACGGCATATTCCCCTACCTCTCGACGCCGGAATACCTTACGACGCTCAAGGGATACGTCACGGAGGGCGCGCTTAAGGCGGGCCGCGACCCGGCCGAAATAGACATCACGCTCGGCATTCCCGCGGTCGTTTCGGACGATCTCGAGCTCGCGCGCTCGTCCGGAAAGAAGGGGCTTTCGAACTATCTCAGGCTGCCTTTTTACCAGCGCATGGTCAGGAACAACGGCTTCGGCGACGTCGTCGATGCGATCCAGGGCGGGGCCAACCCGGCCGAAGTGTTCAGCGACGAGCTCCTGGACGCCATAGCCCTCGTCGGCCCGGCCGACAGGTGCAGGGCGCGTCTCGAAGACTACAGAAAGGCCGGGGTGGACCTTCCGATAATAATCCCCGGGCCGGCAGGGAAGCAAAGCACGGTCGAGACGATGGAAGTCGTCGCCGAGACTTTTGGGTCGTAA
- a CDS encoding phosphatase PAP2 family protein, with protein sequence MTGESKLSAKLYRAALGIYSRIRRHPVPALALLLSAAGFLAFAELAGDVLEGENHQIDTTILLMMRNGSDLANPLGPPWFEEMMRDITGLGGVAVLTLVTIFSAVYLLLIKRRDLMLYLAAAAITGTIFSNLLKAGFSRPRPDVVPHEIVVYTASFPSGHSLVAAVIYLTLGVLLTEAQTRYRLRIYILSVAIVLTFLVGISRIYLGVHWPSDVLAGWLAGTAWAIMLWIAAHYYMNKYKVRDAGKETGGER encoded by the coding sequence ATGACTGGCGAATCGAAGCTGAGCGCGAAACTGTACAGGGCGGCCCTGGGAATATACAGCCGCATCCGCCGCCACCCTGTCCCGGCGCTGGCCCTCCTTTTATCCGCCGCCGGATTCCTGGCCTTCGCCGAGCTGGCGGGCGACGTGCTCGAAGGCGAAAATCACCAGATCGATACGACGATACTGCTGATGATGCGTAACGGGAGCGACCTCGCCAACCCGCTGGGCCCGCCGTGGTTCGAGGAGATGATGCGCGACATAACCGGCCTCGGAGGGGTGGCGGTGCTGACGCTGGTCACCATATTTTCAGCGGTTTACCTCCTCCTGATAAAGCGAAGGGACCTCATGCTCTACCTGGCCGCGGCTGCGATAACGGGAACCATATTCAGTAATCTCCTGAAGGCGGGGTTCAGCCGGCCGAGGCCCGACGTCGTCCCGCACGAGATAGTCGTTTATACCGCGAGCTTCCCGAGCGGCCATTCTCTCGTCGCCGCCGTCATATACCTTACGCTAGGAGTGCTTTTGACCGAAGCCCAGACGCGGTACCGGCTCAGGATATACATCCTTTCCGTCGCGATCGTGCTGACTTTCCTGGTGGGCATAAGCCGGATATACCTCGGCGTTCACTGGCCGAGCGACGTGCTGGCAGGGTGGCTGGCCGGGACGGCATGGGCCATTATGCTCTGGATCGCCGCCCACTACTACATGAACAAATACAAGGTGCGGGATGCGGGGAAGGAGACCGGTGGGGAGAGATAA